The nucleotide sequence AATTGGATGAAGGTTTGATCCAATGCAATTATTTCTTCTTCGGATTTCTTTGATAAATCTTCCGCAACGTCCGTCAACCTATGCCTATCTAACCATTCATTTTGGAGATGTTCTGTTTGCATCCCATGAATAAGAGTGAATAGTATATTGCTATCTACCTCTCCTTCTTCTTTCAATAGCTTAGCTACTCTCCTAACAGTCGTTATGGATTGGTTGATCCGTTCTTTTTCTTCTTCCAACGCTTGTAGGTGGAGGGACAAGGTGTCCACCAAGTCGACAGTAAAACTCGATTCGTCTAACATTTTTGAAATGTTATCAAGCGTGTACCCTAGAAACTTTAGACTTACGATTTTCTGAATGGTTAGTAGATCTGGATGATTGTAAATGCGGTGGCCCGATGTCGGATGCTTTTCTGGCTGTAATAGGCCGATTTCATCATAGTAATGTAATGTACGAATAGATATACCAGTTTTTTCTGAAAATTCTCCAATGGAATACTTGTTATTTTCTTTCAATCCCATTCCTCCCATAAAGATATATGCTTCATTATAAAACCTCACGTAACGGGAGATTCAAGAGATAATTTATCGAGATAAAAAACTATTCTCATACTGCTAGTTAAACAAATTCTACAAGGAGGAAGTCACTCCTGCTTGAATCAGAATCCCACTTGTTGAAAAGTGAATGTTAGAAGAAGTGCCTTCCTTTTTGTCTCTTTTGTGAAATTAATCACAAAGTTATTGCGCTTTATTTTAGCATGAGCTATACTCAATATAAAGTTTGTGATAATTATCACAATATAAGTGAATTGTTTCACATATCAGGAGGCGTTTATAAATGAAAGTAGCAGTGATCGGATGTACACACGCAGGGACAGCAGCAATTTCTAATATCTTAAAACTATACCCACAGGCAGAAATAGATGTTTTCGAAAAAAATGACAATGTATCTTTCTTATCTTGCGGAATTGCCCTTTATGTTGGTGGTGTTGTAGAAGATCCAAATGGTCTCTTCTATGCATCTGTGGAAGGATTCGAGCAACAAGGTGTGCGCATGCATATGCGTCATGAAGTAACAGTGTGTGATATGAATGCGAAAGTCTTAGAGGCGAAAAATCTAGAAACGGGAGAAGTAACAGACTATTTTTACGATAAGTTGATTATCACAACAGGTTCATGGCCTGTGACACCAGCCATTCCTGGATTTAATTTAGAAAATGTTCAGCTATGTAAAAACTTTACTCATGCTCAAGAGATTATTCAAAAAGCGAAAGATGCGAAAAACATTGCTGTAATTGGTGCAGGTTATATCGGTATTGAATTGGTGGAGGCATTCGAGCAAGCAACTAAGAATGTAACATTAATAGATAGTGAAACTCGTATTCTTAATCGCTACTTTGATCAAGATTTCACAGATCCACTAGAAGATACTTTTAGAGAGCTTGGTGTGAATCTTGCATTAGAGCAAACGGTAACGAAGTTTGAAGGAACGAATAAAGTAGAAACTGTTGTGACAAACAAGGGATCTTATGATGCAGATTTAGTAATCATGTGTGTCGGCTTCCGACCAAACACAGCACTTTTCCAAAACCAACTGAAAACATTGCCAAATGGAGCGATTATAGTAGATGAATTTATGAGAACGAGTCGTGAGGATGTATTTGCCGCAGGAGACTGTTGTGCGGTTGCCTACAATCCGACGAAACAAGCAGCTTACATCCCTTTAGCAACAAATGCCGTAAGAATGGGTACCTTAGTCGCTCATAATCTACTTCACCCAGTGCTTGCTCATCAAGGTACTCAAGGAACATCTGGATTAAAAATCTATCAGCATAACCTAGCATCTACTGGTCTTACAGAAATGGCAGCGGAAGCGAGTGGCTTACAGGTTCGCAGCGCTTTGTTAGTGGATACGTATCGTCCAGATTTTATGCCAGAAAACACGGTACTGAAGATTAAGCTTGTGTATGAAGTGGATACACATCGAATTGTTGGTGCACAGGTTTTATCTGATGCGGACTTCACCCAAGCAATGAATACGGTGAGTGTTGCGATTCAAAACAATATGACGATTGAACAATTAGCGTTAACCGATTTCTTCTTCCAACCGCACTACAATAAGCCTTGGAATTTCTTAAACCAAGTAGCATTGCAAGCGATGGGGGAGGAAGCAGAACGTAAATCTGATTTATTGCTCCTAAAATAAGTAAAAGGCTGTTCCCCTTGCAGGTGAACAGCCTTTTACTTTTAATTTATAGTCGATTACTTTCATTCTTTTTTCAAATACTTTTAATTCGACTCAGAATACTTTCAAGTACTTCCGAATTACTTTTAAAATAAGGATTAATACTTTCAAATCACGCTTTCGATGCTTGTATCAACTCCACAATCGCCTCGCGATCCCCATTATGAAGCGCATCGACGATTTTACTCCCCACTACTACACCATTACAGTGCGAGCTAAGCTCCTTCACATGCTCTGGTGTAGAAACACCAAATCCAGCTAACACTGGCGCTGAACATTTCTCTGTCAAGGATGCTAAATACTCCGCTAAATTTTCTTTAAAATCACTTCTAGCCCCTGTCGTACCAGTTACAGTAACGGCATATAGGAATCCTTCCGTACGCTTCGCAATTTCTTCAATTCGTTCCTGTGTGCTCGTTAAAGCTGCCAGACGGATCAAAGCAATACCCGCTTCCTTCAAGCTTTGAACGATAAGCCCTTCCTCTTCAAGCGGCAAATCAGGAATAATGAGCCCATCTACTCCAGCTTTATCACAGGCCATCGCAAACGCTTCTATTCCAAATGTGTAGATTGGATTAATATAAGTCATCAATACAACTGGAATTTCCCTCGAAGACTTAAAGCGTTCTAATTCGGCAAGTACTTTACGTAAACTTACTCCGTTCTCAAGAGCTCTTAAGCCAGCTGCTTGAATCGTCGGCCCGTCCGCTACGGGATCAGAAAATGGGATACCTAACTCGACAACGGTCGCACCGCTTTCTTGTAAAAAAGTAAGCTGTTCTTCTAATTGATCTAGTCCGCCATCGCCTGCCATGATATACGGAACAAATGCTTTATCTCCTTTTTCTATCGTGACTTGAAAGGCTTGATCTAGTTTTTGTTTACCCATTTATTTCACCTCCAAGAGCTGCACGAACGGTTTCAACGTCTTTATCTCCACGTCCGGATAGACAAACGACTAAAAGTTCTTCTTTTTTCATTTGTTTGGCCAGCTTCATACTATAAGCAATCGCATGAGCACTTTCCAATGCTGGTAAGATTCCTTCTGTTTTACATAAAAGCTGTAAAGCTTCCATCGCTTCCTCGTCTGTAATAGAATCATAGATGACACGATCGATTTCTTTCAAATGACTATGCTCCGGTCCAACACCTGGATAATCTAGCCCCGCGGAAATGGAATGGGCTTCTTGTACTTGACCATCCTCATCTTGTAAGAGATAGGTCATCGTTCCGTGTAAAATCCCCGCTTTTCCATCAGTCAAGGTCGCTGCATGCTTCCCAGTTTCAACCCCAGATCCACCTGCTTCCACGCCGTACAGCTTGACTTCTTTGTCTTCTACAAATGGATAAAACATTCCCATTGAGTTACTTCCACCACCGATACAAGCGACAACTGCTTCTGGAAGTCTTCCTTCTTGCTCGATAATTTGTTTTTTCGTTTCTTCTCCAATTACACTTTGGAAGTCTCGAACAATTTGTGGAAACGGATGTGGTCCCACAACCGAACCGATAATATAGTGTGTATCTTCGACATTGCTAACCCAGTATCTTAATGCTTCGTTTACCGCATCCTTTAACGTCCCACTACCTTGATCGACACTTTCTACCTTGGCACCTAGTAGTTCCATTCGGAAAACATTAAGCTTCTGTCTGCGGATATCCTCTTTCCCCATAAAAATGATGCATTCTAAGCCAAGTAATGCACAAACAGTAGCTGTTGCTACGCCGTGCTGACCCGCACCGGTTTCTGCCACTACTTTTTTCTTGCCCATGCGTTGGGTTAAAAGTGCTTGACCAATAGCATTATTGATCTTGTGCGCTCCTGTATGATTCAAATCCTCACGCTTCAAGTAAATTTTAGGTCCA is from Radiobacillus kanasensis and encodes:
- a CDS encoding MerR family transcriptional regulator, with the translated sequence MKENNKYSIGEFSEKTGISIRTLHYYDEIGLLQPEKHPTSGHRIYNHPDLLTIQKIVSLKFLGYTLDNISKMLDESSFTVDLVDTLSLHLQALEEEKERINQSITTVRRVAKLLKEEGEVDSNILFTLIHGMQTEHLQNEWLDRHRLTDVAEDLSKKSEEEIIALDQTFIQLAKEVKQLFGKPVEDPKVQEMIQTYLDASFAFLGEDLMQKLADTDMEEIDIQQLEKMTPSPFTEKEEEWLNQAIQYCMEQTEMESN
- the trpA gene encoding tryptophan synthase subunit alpha; translation: MGKQKLDQAFQVTIEKGDKAFVPYIMAGDGGLDQLEEQLTFLQESGATVVELGIPFSDPVADGPTIQAAGLRALENGVSLRKVLAELERFKSSREIPVVLMTYINPIYTFGIEAFAMACDKAGVDGLIIPDLPLEEEGLIVQSLKEAGIALIRLAALTSTQERIEEIAKRTEGFLYAVTVTGTTGARSDFKENLAEYLASLTEKCSAPVLAGFGVSTPEHVKELSSHCNGVVVGSKIVDALHNGDREAIVELIQASKA
- a CDS encoding FAD-dependent oxidoreductase; its protein translation is MKVAVIGCTHAGTAAISNILKLYPQAEIDVFEKNDNVSFLSCGIALYVGGVVEDPNGLFYASVEGFEQQGVRMHMRHEVTVCDMNAKVLEAKNLETGEVTDYFYDKLIITTGSWPVTPAIPGFNLENVQLCKNFTHAQEIIQKAKDAKNIAVIGAGYIGIELVEAFEQATKNVTLIDSETRILNRYFDQDFTDPLEDTFRELGVNLALEQTVTKFEGTNKVETVVTNKGSYDADLVIMCVGFRPNTALFQNQLKTLPNGAIIVDEFMRTSREDVFAAGDCCAVAYNPTKQAAYIPLATNAVRMGTLVAHNLLHPVLAHQGTQGTSGLKIYQHNLASTGLTEMAAEASGLQVRSALLVDTYRPDFMPENTVLKIKLVYEVDTHRIVGAQVLSDADFTQAMNTVSVAIQNNMTIEQLALTDFFFQPHYNKPWNFLNQVALQAMGEEAERKSDLLLLK
- the trpB gene encoding tryptophan synthase subunit beta; this encodes MGTYQQPDINGHFGSFGGRFVPETLMPAVLELEAEYKKAMKDQEFLGQIDYYFKQYIGRETPLYYAEQLSNHLGGPKIYLKREDLNHTGAHKINNAIGQALLTQRMGKKKVVAETGAGQHGVATATVCALLGLECIIFMGKEDIRRQKLNVFRMELLGAKVESVDQGSGTLKDAVNEALRYWVSNVEDTHYIIGSVVGPHPFPQIVRDFQSVIGEETKKQIIEQEGRLPEAVVACIGGGSNSMGMFYPFVEDKEVKLYGVEAGGSGVETGKHAATLTDGKAGILHGTMTYLLQDEDGQVQEAHSISAGLDYPGVGPEHSHLKEIDRVIYDSITDEEAMEALQLLCKTEGILPALESAHAIAYSMKLAKQMKKEELLVVCLSGRGDKDVETVRAALGGEING